Proteins encoded together in one Thermomonospora curvata DSM 43183 window:
- a CDS encoding alpha/beta hydrolase: MRIPTICGVAAATVALAGCSAADLVDPDPIPETAPVPHARDQRFDLDYASQSAAQRLDLHVPAGTAPSPVVVFVHGGDWRGGDKSEAARHGRAYFLRAGYAVASINYRQAAEARWPAAVQDAKAAVRWLRAHAADYHLDPQRIAVLGVSSGGYLAAAVGLTGDRQTAFDAPELGNAQTSSAVQAAVLWSAPVDFASLDRQLRAAGCPPATPPHDDRRSAASRWLGEPVGAGGAKARAANLLRQARQPSATPFLLVHGTADCTVPSAQSQTLHRMLRRAGGTSTLTLVRGMGHLDSRYAKARIRATINFLDRTLGRPAPQPHGSQEQPVQPKATGTTRQQATAP; encoded by the coding sequence ATGCGCATACCGACGATCTGCGGGGTCGCGGCGGCGACCGTCGCGCTCGCCGGTTGCTCAGCGGCCGACCTGGTCGACCCCGATCCCATCCCCGAGACGGCGCCCGTGCCGCACGCCCGGGACCAGCGGTTCGACCTGGACTACGCCTCGCAGTCGGCCGCCCAGCGGCTGGATTTGCACGTCCCGGCGGGCACCGCGCCCTCCCCGGTGGTGGTGTTCGTGCACGGCGGGGACTGGCGGGGCGGCGACAAGAGCGAGGCCGCCCGGCACGGGCGCGCCTATTTCCTGCGGGCCGGGTACGCGGTGGCCTCCATCAACTACCGGCAGGCCGCCGAGGCCCGCTGGCCGGCCGCCGTCCAGGACGCCAAGGCCGCGGTGCGGTGGCTGCGCGCCCACGCCGCCGACTACCACCTCGACCCGCAGCGGATCGCGGTGCTGGGCGTCTCCTCCGGCGGCTACCTGGCCGCCGCGGTCGGGTTGACCGGTGATCGGCAGACCGCCTTCGACGCCCCCGAGCTGGGCAACGCGCAGACCTCCAGCGCGGTGCAGGCGGCCGTGCTGTGGTCGGCCCCGGTGGACTTCGCCTCGCTGGACCGCCAGCTCAGGGCCGCCGGCTGCCCGCCAGCCACGCCGCCGCACGACGACCGGCGCTCGGCGGCCTCCCGCTGGCTGGGCGAGCCGGTCGGCGCGGGCGGCGCCAAGGCCCGCGCCGCCAACCTGCTCCGCCAGGCCCGGCAGCCCTCTGCCACGCCTTTCCTGCTGGTGCACGGGACGGCCGACTGCACCGTCCCGTCCGCCCAGTCCCAGACGCTGCACCGGATGCTGCGCCGCGCCGGCGGGACGAGCACCCTCACCTTGGTCAGGGGCATGGGCCACCTGGACAGCAGGTACGCCAAGGCCCGCATCCGCGCCACGATCAATTTCCTGGACCGGACTTTGGGACGTCCCGCCCCGCAGCCGCACGGCTCGCAGGAACAGCCCGTCCAGCCGAAGGCCACCGGGACGACCCGCCAGCAGGCCACGGCGCCCTGA
- a CDS encoding acyl-CoA dehydrogenase, which yields MAIGLTEEHEALAASVRGLAERHITAQVVREAVESAEHPRRPRFWQALADQGLLGLHLPEEYGGQGFGLVEQAVALEELGRALAPGPYVPTVLAAAAIAAYASKEAKAALLPGLADGSRTAAVALRGDFTAAPGGDGGARISGATETVLCATQADLLVLPLGEDRWAVVDAEAAQITALDALDLTRPVARVEVSDVTVPAERIFQGALGDLAVVVLGAEACGVAGRAVEEAAGYAKIREQFGRPIGQFQGIKHKCARMLIAAERARAAVWDAARAIDAGEEPDQRGYAIAVAGALVADAAVDCAEDNIQVHGGIGYTFEHDAHLYYRRAMTLRALIGRPSRYRERAARLALAGVRRPMDIELPPEAEQLRERVRAEVAELAEMDPFTQRAAMAEGGWVTPHLPKPWGKDAGPVEQIVIQQELKRAGVRPVPLMIAGWVVPSLVAYGTPEQQQRFLPPTLRGEILWCQLFSEPGAGSDLASLTTRAEKVEGGWKLTGQKIWNSLAREAQWGICLARTDPDAPKHEGITYFLVDMKSPGLEVRPLRECTGEAVFNEVFLDGVFVPDELVVGPVNQGWKVARNTLANERVGLTGSFQLGASLRKLVSLIGDLGLADDPVVRDNLGDLVADEHTYLLLGLRATLKQISGTDPGVTANVRKLVAMEHGQRVTEYGFTLLGEDGMLNGGRKAELRHRWSFYMLASRAMTIGGGTTEVNLNVIGERILGLPRDPEPVRDRS from the coding sequence ATGGCCATCGGTTTGACCGAGGAACACGAGGCACTGGCTGCATCCGTGCGCGGCCTGGCGGAACGGCACATCACCGCGCAGGTGGTGCGGGAGGCGGTGGAGTCCGCCGAGCACCCGCGGCGGCCGCGGTTCTGGCAGGCCCTGGCCGACCAGGGCCTGCTGGGATTGCATCTGCCCGAAGAGTACGGGGGGCAGGGCTTCGGCCTGGTCGAGCAGGCGGTCGCGCTGGAGGAACTGGGCCGCGCGCTGGCCCCCGGACCGTACGTCCCCACGGTGCTGGCCGCCGCGGCGATCGCCGCGTACGCGTCCAAGGAGGCCAAGGCCGCGCTGCTGCCCGGGCTGGCCGACGGCTCCCGCACCGCCGCCGTGGCGCTGCGCGGCGACTTCACCGCCGCCCCCGGCGGCGACGGCGGCGCACGGATCAGCGGTGCGACCGAGACGGTGCTGTGCGCCACCCAGGCGGACCTGCTGGTGCTGCCGCTGGGCGAGGACCGGTGGGCCGTGGTGGACGCCGAGGCGGCCCAGATCACCGCGCTGGACGCGCTCGACCTGACCCGCCCGGTGGCCCGGGTGGAGGTGAGCGACGTCACCGTCCCGGCCGAGCGCATCTTCCAGGGCGCCCTCGGCGATCTGGCGGTGGTCGTGCTCGGCGCCGAGGCGTGCGGGGTGGCCGGCCGGGCGGTGGAGGAGGCGGCCGGCTACGCCAAGATCCGCGAGCAGTTCGGCCGTCCCATCGGCCAGTTCCAGGGCATCAAGCACAAGTGCGCCCGGATGCTGATCGCCGCCGAGCGGGCCCGCGCCGCGGTGTGGGACGCCGCCCGCGCCATCGACGCCGGCGAAGAACCCGACCAGCGCGGCTACGCGATCGCCGTGGCCGGGGCGCTGGTCGCCGACGCGGCGGTGGACTGCGCCGAGGACAACATCCAGGTGCACGGCGGCATCGGCTACACCTTCGAACACGACGCGCACCTGTACTACCGGCGCGCCATGACCCTGCGCGCCCTGATCGGGCGTCCCTCCCGCTACCGGGAGCGGGCGGCACGGCTGGCGCTGGCGGGCGTGCGGCGCCCGATGGACATCGAGCTGCCGCCGGAGGCCGAGCAGCTGCGCGAGCGGGTGCGCGCCGAGGTCGCCGAGCTGGCCGAGATGGACCCGTTCACCCAGCGGGCGGCCATGGCCGAGGGCGGCTGGGTCACCCCCCACCTGCCCAAGCCGTGGGGCAAGGACGCCGGCCCGGTGGAGCAGATCGTCATCCAGCAGGAGCTCAAGCGCGCCGGGGTGCGCCCGGTCCCGCTGATGATCGCCGGCTGGGTGGTGCCGTCGCTGGTCGCCTACGGCACGCCCGAGCAGCAGCAGCGGTTCCTGCCGCCGACGCTGCGCGGGGAGATCCTGTGGTGCCAGCTGTTCAGCGAGCCGGGCGCCGGCTCGGACCTGGCCTCCCTGACCACCCGCGCCGAGAAGGTCGAGGGCGGCTGGAAGCTGACCGGCCAGAAGATCTGGAACTCCCTGGCCCGCGAGGCCCAGTGGGGCATCTGCCTGGCCCGCACCGACCCCGACGCCCCCAAGCACGAGGGCATCACCTACTTCCTGGTGGACATGAAGTCCCCCGGCCTGGAGGTCCGCCCGCTGCGCGAGTGCACCGGCGAGGCGGTCTTCAACGAGGTCTTCCTGGACGGGGTGTTCGTGCCCGACGAGCTGGTGGTCGGCCCGGTGAACCAGGGCTGGAAGGTGGCCCGCAACACCCTGGCCAACGAGCGGGTCGGGCTGACCGGCTCCTTCCAGCTCGGCGCCAGCCTCCGCAAGCTGGTCAGCCTGATCGGCGACCTGGGCCTGGCCGACGACCCGGTGGTGCGCGACAACCTGGGCGACCTGGTGGCCGACGAGCACACCTACCTGCTGCTGGGGCTGCGCGCCACGCTCAAGCAGATCTCGGGCACCGACCCGGGCGTGACCGCCAACGTCCGCAAGCTGGTGGCCATGGAGCACGGCCAGCGCGTCACCGAGTACGGCTTCACCCTGCTGGGCGAGGACGGCATGCTCAACGGCGGCCGCAAGGCCGAGCTGCGCCACCGGTGGTCCTTCTACATGCTGGCCTCGCGGGCGATGACGATCGGCGGCGGCACCACCGAGGTCAACCTGAACGTGATCGGTGAGCGGATCCTGGGGCTGCCCCGCGACCCCGAGCCCGTCCGCGACCGCTCCTAG
- a CDS encoding EI24 domain-containing protein, whose product MNKQHETGTRDTGRRHGSSAGDLLVGAGYLLRGLGWVARRPKQWLFGLLPALIVLVVYAAALVWLAVRADDLAAWATPFADEWSGGLRRTVRVVAAAAIVGVGALLAVLTFTAVTLLVGGPFYEKLAERVEDSQGGAPPEPQVPLVEQIARAVRDSLALGAVAVAFAVIFFALGFIPVAGQTVVPVAAAGVSGYFLAGELTAIALERRGLARRERFALMRSRRLLVVGFGTATMIVFLIPLGAVIGMPGAVAGGTLLARERLAERPPTTANDKSAQSEY is encoded by the coding sequence GTGAACAAGCAGCACGAAACGGGCACCAGGGATACGGGGCGGCGGCACGGATCGAGCGCCGGGGACCTGCTCGTCGGGGCGGGCTACCTGCTGCGCGGGCTCGGGTGGGTGGCCCGGCGCCCGAAACAGTGGCTGTTCGGGCTGCTCCCGGCGCTGATCGTGCTGGTGGTTTACGCGGCGGCGCTGGTGTGGCTGGCGGTGCGGGCCGATGATCTGGCCGCCTGGGCGACGCCCTTCGCCGACGAGTGGTCCGGCGGGTTGCGCCGCACGGTGCGGGTGGTCGCGGCGGCGGCGATCGTCGGGGTCGGGGCGCTGCTGGCGGTGCTGACGTTCACCGCGGTGACGCTGCTGGTGGGAGGCCCGTTCTATGAGAAGCTCGCCGAGCGGGTGGAGGACTCCCAGGGCGGGGCGCCGCCGGAGCCGCAGGTGCCACTGGTCGAGCAGATCGCCCGGGCGGTGAGGGACTCGCTGGCGCTGGGGGCGGTCGCGGTCGCCTTCGCCGTGATCTTTTTCGCGCTGGGATTCATACCGGTGGCCGGGCAGACCGTGGTGCCGGTGGCGGCCGCCGGTGTCTCCGGGTACTTTCTGGCGGGGGAACTGACCGCGATCGCCCTGGAACGGCGTGGTCTGGCCCGCCGCGAGCGGTTCGCGCTGATGCGGAGCCGCCGGCTGCTGGTGGTGGGCTTCGGGACCGCCACGATGATCGTCTTCCTGATCCCCCTGGGTGCGGTGATCGGTATGCCCGGCGCGGTGGCGGGCGGTACGCTGCTTGCCCGCGAGCGGCTGGCCGAAAGGCCGCCGACGACCGCCAATGACAAGAGTGCCCAGAGTGAGTATTGA
- a CDS encoding SAM-dependent methyltransferase, with amino-acid sequence MTEGATNSMGAGEIPGIDTAVPHTARVWNYWLGGKDNYLADRELGDQIVKVFPAIVDVARHSRAFLRRAVRYLAEEAGVRQYLDIGTGLPTADNTHEVVQRIAPDSRVVYVDNDPLVLVHARALLAGTPQGVVDYLDADVREPKAILEHAARILDFGRPVALMLLGVMEHIEDDEQAYAIVRELVDGLPSGSYLALNDATPSPEREEALRLCRESGSECIVPRTPEQIARFFEGLELLPPGVVSASRWRAEQTPFGEPPEVETYCGVARKP; translated from the coding sequence ATGACCGAGGGCGCGACGAATTCGATGGGGGCCGGTGAGATCCCCGGCATCGACACCGCCGTTCCGCACACGGCGCGGGTGTGGAACTACTGGCTGGGCGGCAAGGACAACTACCTGGCCGACCGGGAGCTGGGGGACCAGATCGTCAAGGTCTTCCCGGCGATCGTGGACGTGGCGCGGCACTCGCGGGCGTTCCTGCGCCGGGCGGTGCGGTACCTGGCCGAAGAGGCCGGGGTGCGCCAGTACCTGGACATCGGCACGGGACTGCCCACCGCGGACAACACCCACGAGGTGGTGCAGCGCATCGCGCCGGACTCCCGGGTGGTGTACGTGGACAACGACCCCCTGGTGCTGGTCCATGCCAGGGCGCTGCTGGCCGGGACGCCGCAGGGGGTGGTCGACTACCTGGACGCCGATGTGCGCGAGCCGAAGGCGATCTTGGAGCACGCGGCGCGGATCCTGGACTTTGGGCGGCCGGTCGCGCTGATGCTGCTGGGCGTCATGGAGCACATCGAAGACGACGAGCAGGCGTATGCGATCGTGCGGGAGCTGGTGGACGGCCTGCCGTCCGGCAGCTATCTGGCGCTCAACGACGCCACCCCGAGCCCGGAGCGGGAGGAGGCGCTGCGGCTGTGCCGCGAGAGCGGAAGCGAGTGCATCGTCCCGCGCACGCCCGAGCAGATCGCGCGCTTCTTCGAGGGCCTGGAGCTGCTTCCCCCCGGCGTGGTCTCGGCCTCCCGGTGGCGGGCGGAGCAGACCCCGTTCGGGGAGCCTCCGGAGGTGGAGACCTACTGCGGGGTGGCCCGCAAGCCCTGA
- a CDS encoding penicillin-binding transpeptidase domain-containing protein encodes MRRARVRKVISLTAGGALLAGSAFAFFIDYAEASAMPAVRDFLIAWQVGNYKAAAERTVGADPRLVARALSQVRDQLDAASMKLGLGLSSSAGGEASDVIVRNGNEATARFSVTIDLGENGEPFSYAGQMRLRRVDGKWRVVWSPSLIHPQLSEGQRLAVVTETQQRGDVKDSRGRSLLRKVPADVIGVYPGRLRDPRRTIGQLVAAATDADGRRLDAERLLGRVRSAPPETFLPLLMLSRAEHADLILRLRRIPGLYVESILAPVEPARAAELVGTLGPATDDRLQRVGAPYQPGDTIGVSGIQFLHQRHLAGTPTVKVVAVDATGEQQKVLAEWRGRDPQPVSVSLDSRWQDRAEAALARLPVPASMAVVRANNGEVLAVANHRTGGRNQAMEGKYPPGLTFGIVTAEALLKSGMSGQDKTECPATATVGGRQFTNPGGGRADNTFQFHFGFSCATTLASLSTRIDGATLVQEAARFGFGKDWQLSVPAFSGHVPMPANDAEKAAIAIGEGPVRVSPLGMALTAAAVDAGLWRPPLLMRSPQDAQTIQPQPLDAVPAGDLKLMMQRAVHSGTARAARVPGPVAVHGVVATVDYQEGGRPRTVSWFVGFRGDIAFAIAIEGKVSAASVAARFLAG; translated from the coding sequence GTGCGGCGTGCCCGTGTCCGCAAAGTGATCTCGCTGACGGCCGGGGGAGCCCTGCTGGCGGGAAGCGCCTTCGCCTTCTTCATCGACTACGCCGAGGCCTCGGCGATGCCGGCCGTCCGGGACTTCCTGATCGCCTGGCAGGTGGGCAATTACAAGGCCGCCGCCGAACGGACGGTGGGCGCCGATCCCAGGCTCGTGGCCAGGGCGCTGAGCCAGGTCCGCGACCAGCTGGATGCGGCCTCCATGAAGCTGGGCCTGGGGCTGTCGTCGTCCGCCGGCGGGGAGGCCTCCGACGTCATCGTGCGCAACGGGAACGAGGCCACGGCCCGTTTCTCGGTCACCATCGACCTGGGGGAGAACGGCGAGCCGTTCAGCTACGCCGGCCAGATGCGCCTGCGGCGGGTGGACGGCAAGTGGCGGGTGGTCTGGAGCCCGTCGCTGATCCATCCGCAGCTCAGCGAGGGCCAGCGGCTGGCGGTGGTGACCGAGACTCAGCAGCGCGGCGATGTGAAGGACAGCCGTGGCCGGTCGCTGCTGCGCAAGGTGCCGGCCGATGTGATCGGCGTGTACCCGGGCCGGCTGCGCGACCCCAGGCGCACCATCGGGCAGCTGGTGGCGGCGGCGACCGACGCCGACGGGCGCCGGCTGGACGCCGAGCGGCTGCTGGGCCGGGTGCGCTCGGCGCCGCCGGAGACCTTCTTGCCGCTGCTCATGCTGAGCCGTGCCGAGCACGCCGATCTGATTTTGCGGCTGAGGCGGATCCCGGGCCTGTATGTGGAGTCGATCCTCGCCCCGGTCGAGCCGGCCCGGGCGGCCGAGCTGGTCGGCACCCTGGGCCCGGCCACCGACGACCGGCTGCAGCGGGTCGGCGCCCCCTACCAGCCCGGCGACACCATCGGCGTCAGCGGCATCCAGTTCCTGCACCAGCGGCACCTGGCCGGGACCCCCACCGTCAAGGTGGTGGCCGTCGACGCCACCGGCGAGCAGCAGAAGGTGCTGGCCGAGTGGCGGGGCCGGGATCCGCAGCCGGTCAGCGTCTCGTTGGACTCCCGCTGGCAGGACCGCGCCGAGGCCGCACTGGCCCGGCTGCCGGTGCCGGCGTCGATGGCGGTGGTGCGCGCCAACAACGGCGAGGTGCTGGCGGTGGCCAACCACCGCACCGGCGGCCGCAACCAGGCCATGGAGGGCAAGTACCCGCCCGGGCTGACGTTCGGGATCGTCACCGCCGAGGCGCTGCTGAAGAGCGGCATGAGCGGGCAGGACAAGACCGAGTGCCCGGCCACCGCCACGGTCGGCGGCCGCCAGTTCACCAACCCCGGCGGGGGTCGCGCCGACAACACCTTCCAGTTCCACTTCGGTTTCTCGTGCGCGACCACGCTGGCCTCGCTGAGCACCCGCATCGACGGGGCCACCCTGGTGCAGGAGGCCGCCCGGTTCGGGTTCGGCAAGGACTGGCAGCTGTCGGTCCCGGCCTTCTCCGGGCATGTGCCCATGCCCGCCAACGACGCCGAGAAGGCCGCCATCGCGATCGGCGAGGGCCCGGTGCGGGTCAGCCCGCTGGGCATGGCGCTGACCGCCGCCGCGGTCGACGCCGGTCTGTGGCGCCCGCCGCTGCTGATGCGTTCTCCGCAGGACGCCCAGACCATCCAGCCTCAGCCGCTGGACGCCGTCCCGGCCGGCGACCTGAAGCTGATGATGCAGCGCGCGGTCCACTCCGGGACCGCCCGGGCCGCCCGGGTTCCCGGTCCCGTGGCGGTGCACGGCGTGGTCGCCACCGTGGACTACCAGGAGGGCGGCCGGCCTCGGACGGTCTCCTGGTTCGTGGGGTTCCGCGGTGACATCGCGTTCGCCATCGCCATCGAGGGCAAGGTCTCGGCCGCTTCCGTGGCCGCCCGGTTCCTCGCCGGCTGA
- the smpB gene encoding SsrA-binding protein SmpB: MPRETGRKLVAQNKRARYDYDLGDTWEAGLVLTGTEVKSLRAGRASLVDGYGRIKDGEVWLEGVHIPEYVQGTWTNHAPRRPRKLLLHRREINKIIAKSKEPGVTIVPLSLYFKDGKAKVEIALGRGKKSYDKRQAIAKREAEREMAKARSARLRARVGGRG, translated from the coding sequence GTGCCACGTGAGACAGGCCGCAAGCTGGTGGCCCAGAACAAGCGGGCCCGCTACGACTACGACCTCGGCGACACCTGGGAGGCGGGCCTGGTGCTGACCGGCACCGAGGTCAAGTCCCTGCGCGCCGGCCGGGCCTCGCTGGTGGACGGCTATGGGCGCATCAAGGACGGGGAGGTGTGGCTGGAGGGCGTGCACATCCCCGAGTACGTGCAGGGAACCTGGACCAACCACGCGCCGCGCCGCCCCCGCAAGCTGCTGCTGCACCGGCGGGAGATCAACAAGATCATCGCCAAGAGCAAAGAGCCCGGGGTGACGATCGTCCCGCTGTCGCTGTACTTCAAGGACGGCAAAGCCAAGGTCGAAATCGCCTTGGGTCGTGGTAAGAAGAGCTACGACAAACGGCAGGCGATCGCCAAGCGGGAAGCCGAGCGGGAGATGGCCAAGGCGCGTTCGGCTCGGCTGCGGGCCCGCGTGGGGGGCAGGGGCTGA
- a CDS encoding S41 family peptidase: MVLCVYGAGVVTGAEAPSSSTRPQRGPLDEAAERIAEESALPVDRAELQRAAVNGMLQRLGDRWARYYTATEYDDTRGRLNGRYSGVGLWLGVEEGSGRVLVASVQPESAAERAGVRVGDAITGIGDRKVGGWTVSKVAAALRGAPGTSVTLTVLRKGAERHFTLVRSAVQTGDVTVEQRSGSIRVIRVAAFTRGVGRQVREAVERPAGGAESGLILDLRGNPGGLLEEAVETSSALLSDGVVAVYERRGERPRELRVTEPGDGRTPLVVLVDAGTASAAEVVAGSLRDRDRAVLVGSRTYGKGSVQEPVRLQDGSVIELTVGRYRTPGGRDLDGTGIEPDVAVSADRPPEEALERAGAVLRGLMASASTKDRR; encoded by the coding sequence GTGGTGCTGTGCGTTTACGGCGCCGGCGTGGTGACCGGCGCCGAGGCGCCCTCCTCCTCCACCCGGCCCCAGCGGGGGCCGCTGGATGAGGCCGCCGAACGGATCGCCGAGGAGTCGGCCCTGCCGGTCGACCGCGCCGAGCTGCAGCGCGCCGCGGTGAACGGGATGCTGCAGCGGCTCGGCGACCGCTGGGCCCGCTACTACACCGCGACGGAGTACGACGACACCCGTGGCCGGCTGAACGGGCGCTATAGCGGCGTCGGGCTGTGGCTCGGCGTCGAGGAAGGGTCCGGACGGGTCCTGGTGGCCAGCGTTCAGCCGGAGTCGGCCGCCGAACGCGCCGGAGTCCGGGTCGGCGACGCCATCACCGGGATCGGCGACCGCAAGGTCGGCGGATGGACCGTGAGCAAGGTCGCCGCCGCGCTGCGCGGCGCCCCCGGCACCTCGGTGACGCTCACCGTGCTGCGGAAGGGCGCCGAGCGCCACTTCACGCTGGTGCGCTCGGCCGTGCAGACCGGCGATGTGACCGTGGAGCAGCGTTCCGGCAGCATTCGGGTGATCCGGGTGGCGGCGTTCACCCGCGGGGTGGGCCGGCAGGTGCGCGAGGCCGTCGAGCGGCCGGCCGGCGGCGCGGAGTCCGGGCTGATCCTGGATCTGCGCGGCAACCCGGGCGGGCTGCTGGAGGAGGCGGTGGAGACCTCCTCGGCGCTGCTGAGCGACGGGGTGGTCGCCGTCTATGAGCGGCGCGGCGAGCGGCCCCGGGAGCTGCGCGTCACCGAGCCGGGGGACGGCCGCACCCCGCTGGTGGTGCTGGTGGACGCCGGAACCGCCAGCGCCGCCGAGGTGGTCGCCGGTTCCCTGCGCGATCGCGACCGCGCCGTCCTCGTAGGATCCCGTACCTATGGGAAGGGGTCGGTGCAGGAGCCGGTCCGGCTGCAGGACGGCTCGGTGATCGAACTGACCGTGGGGCGCTACCGCACCCCCGGTGGCCGTGACCTGGACGGGACCGGGATCGAGCCCGATGTGGCCGTCTCGGCCGACCGCCCCCCCGAGGAGGCCCTGGAACGCGCGGGCGCGGTGCTGCGCGGGCTGATGGCCTCCGCGTCCACCAAGGATCGACGCTAG
- the ftsX gene encoding permease-like cell division protein FtsX: MRVQFVAQEIWIGLRRNLTMTISLVITVAIAMALLGTGLLIKLQVDSSKSYWHDRIEVSIFLCAKTSSNPSCNKTDVTEEQKQQIQADLESLSVVKDVTYESKEEAYQRFRESFSNSPGFVNSTKVGDIPDSFRVRLTDPEKFEEVTKLLANRDGVDQVVNEKEILDRFFKILNGLQWAAMLIAAIQVIAAVLLVTNTVRLSAFNRRRETGIMRLVGASNLYIQLPFILEGAIAGLIGGMFAAILLMGSKVALIDQLQESLQFTSQLGWGSVFGVIVFSICVGVLLCAVASFLSLRRYLRV; this comes from the coding sequence ATGCGCGTACAGTTCGTAGCCCAGGAGATCTGGATCGGTCTCCGCCGGAACCTGACGATGACCATTTCGCTGGTCATCACCGTGGCGATCGCCATGGCGCTGCTGGGCACCGGTCTGCTCATCAAGCTCCAGGTCGACAGCTCCAAGAGCTACTGGCACGACCGGATCGAGGTCTCGATCTTCCTGTGCGCCAAGACCAGCTCCAACCCCAGCTGCAACAAGACCGACGTCACCGAGGAGCAGAAGCAGCAGATCCAGGCCGACCTGGAGAGCCTGTCGGTGGTCAAGGACGTCACCTACGAGAGCAAGGAAGAGGCCTATCAGCGGTTCAGGGAGAGCTTCTCCAACAGCCCGGGCTTTGTGAACAGCACCAAAGTGGGTGACATCCCCGACTCCTTCCGCGTCCGGCTGACCGATCCGGAGAAGTTCGAAGAGGTCACCAAGCTGCTGGCGAACCGGGACGGCGTGGACCAGGTGGTCAACGAAAAAGAGATCCTGGACCGGTTCTTCAAGATCCTCAACGGCCTGCAGTGGGCGGCGATGCTGATCGCGGCGATCCAGGTGATCGCGGCGGTGCTGCTGGTGACCAACACGGTGCGGCTGTCGGCCTTCAACCGCCGCCGGGAGACCGGCATCATGCGCCTGGTGGGCGCCTCCAACCTCTACATCCAGCTGCCCTTCATCCTGGAGGGCGCGATCGCCGGCCTGATCGGCGGCATGTTCGCGGCCATCCTGCTGATGGGCAGCAAGGTGGCGCTGATCGATCAGCTTCAGGAGTCGCTGCAGTTCACCAGCCAGCTGGGATGGGGCTCGGTGTTCGGCGTGATCGTCTTTTCGATCTGCGTCGGCGTGCTGCTGTGCGCCGTGGCCTCCTTCCTGAGCCTGCGCCGGTACCTGCGAGTCTGA
- the ftsE gene encoding cell division ATP-binding protein FtsE, producing MIHFDNVTKVYPNQNRPALQHVNVSIEKGEFLFLVGPSGSGKSTFLRLILREERPSQGRVHVAGKDLSRLSNWKVPHLRRRIGCVFQDFRLLPNKNVFENVAFALEVIGKPRRFIRKVVPEVIDLVGLEGKADRMPDELSGGEQQRVAIARAFVNRPMILLADEPTGNIDPATSIGIMKVLDRINRTGTTVVMATHDAAIVDAFRKRVVELEDGRIVRDQSRGVYGQAY from the coding sequence GTGATCCACTTTGACAACGTCACCAAGGTCTACCCGAACCAGAATCGCCCGGCCCTCCAGCATGTGAACGTCTCCATCGAGAAGGGCGAGTTCCTGTTCCTGGTGGGGCCCTCCGGTTCGGGCAAGTCGACGTTCCTGCGTCTGATCCTCAGGGAGGAGCGTCCGTCGCAGGGGCGTGTGCACGTGGCCGGCAAGGATCTCAGCCGGCTCAGCAACTGGAAGGTGCCGCACCTGCGTCGTCGGATCGGCTGTGTCTTCCAGGACTTCAGGTTGCTGCCCAACAAGAACGTCTTTGAGAACGTGGCGTTCGCGCTGGAGGTGATCGGCAAGCCCCGGCGGTTCATCCGCAAGGTGGTGCCCGAGGTCATCGATCTGGTGGGCCTGGAGGGCAAGGCGGACCGGATGCCCGATGAACTGTCCGGCGGTGAGCAGCAGCGCGTCGCCATCGCCCGGGCGTTCGTCAACCGGCCGATGATCCTGCTGGCCGACGAGCCCACCGGGAACATCGACCCGGCGACCTCGATCGGCATCATGAAGGTGCTGGACCGCATCAACCGCACCGGCACCACCGTCGTCATGGCCACCCACGACGCCGCGATCGTCGACGCCTTCCGCAAGCGCGTCGTCGAGCTGGAGGACGGCCGGATCGTCCGGGACCAGTCGCGCGGCGTCTACGGCCAGGCGTACTGA